From the genome of Frateuria soli:
CGCAACGGTCGCGACTCGAACCCGAAGTACCTGGGCGTGAAGATCTATGGTGGCCAGGCCATCGAGGCTGGCAACATCATCGTCCGCCAGCGTGGCACCAAGTTCCATGCCGGTACCGGCGTGGGCCTGGGCCGCGACCACACCCTGTTCGCGTTGACCGACGGCGTGGTCGAGTTCAAGACCCGCGGCGAGAACAACCGCAAGTTCGTCAGCGTCGTCAAGGGCTGATCGCTCACGACGTTCAAGCGAAAGCCCCGCTTCGGCGGGGCTTTTGTTTTGTGAAACGGAAATCGGCGAGCGGGGAACGGGGAGGATGCAGGTTCCCGGTTAACCTTGAGGCCTTCCGTTTCCTCCCCTTTCTAGTTCCGGCTCCCAAACACCATGAAATTCGTCGACGAAGCGATCATCAAAGTCCAGGCCGGTGACGGCGGCAACGGCTGCGTCAGCTTCCGTCGCGAGAAGTTCATCCCGTTCGGCGGCCCCAAC
Proteins encoded in this window:
- the rpmA gene encoding 50S ribosomal protein L27; translated protein: MAHKKGVGSSRNGRDSNPKYLGVKIYGGQAIEAGNIIVRQRGTKFHAGTGVGLGRDHTLFALTDGVVEFKTRGENNRKFVSVVKG